ctcaatgacataatcggttattagcgtgacgatatataaaataagataTCTAGAGAAATTTTGAATCTGCGAGGATTGCCATGCCAGTAAAATGTAAtagtgaaataaaatatatagtgGACGTGTTCACGGTCACGtctttaaacaattttttgcaGACTTTGCATTCGTGACTTTTGACAACGGGACAAACTAAATGCATATTTATACGAAATTTAACCGTAAAATGCAAAAAGGCTCATCGCGATcaaatacttttttgataagcATTACGAAAAATTGTATAAGGATGCTATAACCTGAGTCACAGTCGATAGTTATGAAATACGCAAACTGCTATTTAGGAATATGCAGGGTATCCATAAAACCACCTAACAAAATATTACATATAgtcaaatgatgatttttataaattgataacacactttatatatatatatatatatatatatatatagtaacaCTAAAGTTTGCATACAATAGATGTATTGCATGTTCTAATCAAAGAAAGGTTTGAAAGATTTAATAAATGTTAGATAACTCAAACCTATCTGTTTCGCTAGCAGAGGTTTCTAACCTTTTAGTGATTGCGTACcacttttgtgttttttatCTGGACCCGACAAAACCCCCTTTTGAGGTGGGGAACAATGGCACAAGCATCGCGCTATGTGAGTATTTTATGTGGCACTACATCAACTTTAGACCTTTCTGCAGAGTTCCAACGTATTAATTTTATGAAGTAACAACGTATTAATCGCGTGCAAAATCGCAGGAGAATTTGCGTCGTCTGTCGTTTGAGCTGAAAGAATTTATTccgaatacatacagtatggaagataaagcgttgtAGCCATATTTTAGCCAATTTAAAAGATTATTGTTTCAATAATTCAAACTACTCGTCTAACACTCAAAAAGCTtccgcgtaccacaggttgagagcCACTAGCttagaaatgcaaaacaaaattcATGAATAACTTTTGGTGTCTGAGTAATGTAAGATCACTCGTTATTTATTaccaaataaatgaaatatgccTACATTAACGCCCGAGAAGACAGATAGGGGAATAATTTCGCGGGTCGCCCTACCTACATATTCACGTAACGGAAACAGGCAACTGGTAGACATCACGTACGCAAATTATTAGTTAACCCGATTTCAGCCTCAATTATCTTATCTTTCTTTGAGTTAATTACGTTAATAATTTTACTTGCCAAAATCACGATTATTCTCTTGTTTCTGAACAATGCTTTATTGTTCAATATATCACATCAGGTTCAACGTGTCGGTTGTTGAGTAATTATTGCTATTAGCCCAATCCCTGAACTGATAGACGATCAAAGCCAATGTTTTCAGCAAGTCAAAAACATTACATAAAATCAAGTACATAacgattttaaatatttcataaatgtATACTTCGTaataaaaaagcaatttttttttatctaagaGTTCCCAGATAGCGTCAGCCAAGAAGAAAAGTTGAGAATCGCGGAGTTCTGTGGTGCCAATGATTGTCAGAATGGAACTGGAAGAGGTGGATATGAttttatttgaatgaaattatagGCTATTTATTAACTTAGCCAAACACGGTTCAATGTTTAAAACACAACATACCAGTTTGACCATAGTATAAGGCTGGACAAGTCGTCCATGTTCGGTACATATTTTAGCTATTACTTGTTTGTGTCACGTTATAAAATCCAATTTGTTTTATTAACTGACACACGCTGACCCTCTTCAGTGATGacagaaaatattatatcatgAAATTTCTCTTAATTACACATAAAATAAAGATGTTTTACTCGTTTCCTCTTACTCGTCTTCTTTCCGCATTGACTCAAAATTTCATTACAAGATTATTATAGTAAATAATGAACTTTTTTAATaaagatagaaaaaaaaacataatttatatgaaaatgatATTAAGTATCGTATAATTCTACATCAAATTGTtccatattttagaatagttcTAATCGCAACACGTTCTACAGATGAACTAAGTAATATATACCTCTCATACAACATTCTCTCAAACAATAGTCTCTATTTTAGACGAATCAACCAGCGAAGCAATTCCAAATGAGACCATTTATATATTGATGGGAATCTACACGGCAGTTGGTTTTTTAGCCGCAGCCAATGTAGGATTATTCGTGGACAAGATTATTATCAGGTTAaacttctgaaattttcaaCCTACGTAATCAATCACGTGACTGTTACACTTTACGACTAGTTGTTACGAGACTTGTTGTTTAAGAATTAagcatgaaaaatatttttcttttcttcttctaaagtgaatttttcaaaaaaatcaaaatgttaGAGTAGAAGTTTCAATTTATCGGCAAGAGAAAACGGGAATGTTTTACTAGCGAGTACTTCTGTATCCTTGAATTGAATTAGATACGTGATACGGGAACAAGGGCGCCAATTCAATGAGCGCCTATCATGGTTGGGTTGTTCATTGCCATGATCCACGATCGAACATAATTTCTCCATTGTTCAATAATAATCGACGTCATATTCCATTTTTCGACGAACTATATTGGTAACGCTCGAGTAAAAAGTTTTTTGCACAACCTCGAATGTATCGTCATCTAATTGTGAGTCTATCCTCTCCTATTAACTTGTAGTCTCATAAACCTGTCATAATAAAATGTACCGCCTGTTTTTAAATGAATACAAAAATGGCTATTTTTTTATAGAAACAATGAAAGCCGAGGAGCGAAGGAACTCCTAATCGGAACATTCTCTCATatgaaaaatcaatatcaaataatgttGATAATCATCACAATATACTCGGGATTTGAACAAGCTTTTATAACGGGTGATTACACCAAggtgtcaattttgaataattttttacagaatttgaaaatttcaaatcaaatcctGAAGTTTGCACTGCGTAGATAACATTCAATCAAATGATAACATTGCTCTTCAACTGATTCATTATTCCAGCACACcagagtaatcaataaatcaCTTTTTGTTCAGTGAATGCGCAATTATTTTACAGTCATTTATAACATGTCCGATTGCTGTCAACTGGATTGGCCTGACGATGATTTGTTTTGGAGCTGTTGATTCTATTTGTTCGTTTATGTTCGGACGAATTGAAAAATACACGGGTCGAGTGCCTCTGTTTTCTATGTCAACTCTCATATTTCTTGCGATATTTATCACACTACTAGTAAGTAATTATTGATATATGATAATCATTCATAATTACAGAACATTACAGCATGTACAGTCTTATTCACTCTTTAACAGGTATGGGTTCCTTACCCAACGAGTCCAGCTCCCTTCTTTATTATTCCAGCGTTTTGGGGAATTGCTGATGCAGTATGGCAAACGCAGCTGAACGGTGAGTTCAAATATTGTCATTTGGTGTTTGAAATGCAAGTTAAATTTTGATCGAGTTTCAACAAATAGTAGGAATTTGTTACATAATGGCAGAGctcattattttcgaaaaatacaataatatgagATATGGATACTTCTTTGATTAGGAATGGATTTTCTTTAAACAGCTTCTAGTTCtagttcaaaaaattttttctaTTGTGAGGTGCTTTCACAATTTCAGTGTCTTGTTTGGATTCGAGGCCTGTAAAAATCTGGCAGACGTTAAATTGTATCAGCGCCCTACTCCTTTCTCTAGTTCAAGAATTAGAGacataaaaatttaattcaacgTCACGAATCGCTACTTTATTATAGCAAAAGTTACTAATAACCCAATGTTTTGCAGCTTTGTACGGCGTACTTTTCTTTGACCGACAAGAAGAAAGTTTTTCAAACTATAAGTTATGGGAATCCATAGGATTTGTTGTTGCGTTCGCTTACCAAAGTTACGTTTGTGTCTACGTCAAATTATACGTACTTCTCAGTTTTCTAATTGTTGGAATGAGCTTGTATCTTGCTGTAGAGGTTAGTATCACATTGAATTCTTTTTACGTTCTCTGCATATTCTTTCACCCCACATAGATCAATCCAAAGTGAACACTGACCTACATTCGCTTTTCTAGCCAGTATTTGCTAATTGTTTCGCAACTTTGTTCCAAACAGATCCAGATTTGATTAGTATGACTTTatgttttacatatatatactttgaATACAAATTGGAAACTTCTTCTTAACTAGTAGCTTTATAAAGCAATTTGATTGTATGCTAGTGCACTGTAGAAAAATGATTGAGACAACTAGATTGTATTTATGTTTAATTAAGGTACTGATAAGTGTAGAGTAATTTTACTATAACATCAATGTGTTCCCTATACGTTTCAACCACAATTGATGTATTATGGTGCAAggattattttaatattctcaTTTCAGTTATTAGAAAGAAAACGGAAGATGAATCAAAAATCTGCTAATACATCAAAAGATCATTCCGAACGAAAACAGTCATTTGACAACATACGTCACAATCCAGAAGACAATGTAACAAGTTTTTGAACAAAgtccaaattttctaaatcaaACTTTAGTTCATAACATTTTGTGATCTTTGTATAACTTATACTCTAAATACGCACGCTCTTGTTGAAACTATGTTTACAACAATGTAATAAGCTGAATATCCCAATGAATCTTATTATATTCATAATGCGTCACCAGATATTATTGGGTTGCTTGCGCTGTAGCAAAAGTCCAGTCTAGTAATATATATCATCAATTGCATAACATGTGCGCAAAAATCAGTAAATCTTCGACTGCGCAATAATTTACCAATTTATCACGTCTTCGAATTtggaaaaactaaaaattgttttgatcTAATCAGAAGAAAAAGTTTAACCAACAGAATTTGTAACATTTTTGTCTGCTCTGGCTCTCTTTATCATTTCCCGTACTATCATGGAAAACAGCTGCATATTTGTTGCTCGATATGTACAATACTTTTTCGGTATCATACAAGGCAATTTTTCGTAATTTTCTTCGACTGCCGGATAGCACAATGTTGACTACACATTCTCAGGTGCTCATCAACCGTTTGAAAAACAGTGTCAAAACGTGGTGAAACGGTGATAAAATCATTTGATTTGAATCACTGGTCATCACAAATGCTATTCAACTGCAGTTACACAGCAAGAAATGTAGCAatcattatatatacatattactTCAGTATCATACTATTTACAAGTCACTATTCGTCGAAGCCATGATTTGTCCCATGGGACTATTAATTTGGTCATTATGTAGCGGTGAACAAAAGCAAgctgctatatatatatatataatagaagCCCTGTGTCTGTCGGACTGATTTTTTATATATGTCCAAAGAAAGAGATAAAAAGAGGAGGCCCAGTTAGTAACATTAAGGCGGTGTTCGGTTAGTAGACGATTGGCAACTATGCCCTATGGAAAATTGTCACAAAACAAATTCATCTTGTCAGTGATAACCAATTGTACAAGTGAAACGCGCAAGAGAAAGATAGAAAGCGAGCGGGACTTGGCGAGCGCAGTAGGCTATCTACCTATTCCATCCGATTACTATATCGAGTAAACGGAATCGCAATGTACCAGGGTTGCCAACTGTTCAGCGATAAAATAATCTAGAatctcaacaacaaaaaatctaaaataatttaaatttaaaaaattataatccAAATATACGAAAGttacattttcaataaaaaaaaaaaacgaaaattttgcCGTAAAGAATAATAATTACTTATATCAACACGTCTTTTGGAACATAAGTAGTGTAACTGAAGTATTTATCATGAAAAGAATTGAAAGCTTGTTGCGTCCTTCCGAGTTCTCACGgaaaatgatgtgtaccagacgtcagatgttaaaatattatttgcaattaatttagaagaataaaaataacatgatctctttcaacgaaatagtaagtatatttgtgagctttcgttagatcatggactaacttcttcaaaaaatacaagatataactgtaaatataaaagATCATATAAATTTAGTCTATTATTGAGTTTCCTATAACTGGATATATATGGATGCTATCGTATCATCTTAGAATAGCCGGTCTAActgatttttgtattattcatAATCCATCAATATGGTGGGAGAATTCCCAAActtaaataacaataaaaatagaatatgattcggtattctggattcgattaaagtattctagaatagtaaattattctatattTCCCATCCCTACTTATAGGGGTAAAATTAGTGAACAACAGTATTTCGTGATTTCAGATTTTCGCATAACAACAGCATTCAGTTCACGCCACTTTCAGAGTATTCAATACTGGACATTTTTTCGGCTAACCTCTCTCCTTGTTTTGAACACTATTAATCTTGATTGGAAAACTTTTCTGTATTATATCCAGGAATCCTATCTCTTTAAATGTACTGTTAGGTACTAGTGAAACGAACTTCACTTTTTTGTCACTAAAGAACAATGCAAAATAACATTTGTCAAAATAATCTAAATGAATACTAAAATAATCCAATAAGACATCTAAATAAGTATTTCTTCCATCTAAATTATACGAAAATAATCTAAATCTAGATTAAAATAACCCAAGTTGGCAACACTGCAATGTACACCACACTAGTCTTTACTTTGCATTGTTGCGTCATAATGTGTACCTATGAGAGTTGTTTTTTGCCTGCTTCGAGGTTTTCCTTCATCTGAGGTCATAAATAACAAGAAGACAATTCTCAATATGGACAAGGAGGCCAAAACGAAAAATTTTACCCACAATTTCCGCAAAAACCATATCCTGAACGAAGCGGACTGTCCCAGGTTGCCAGTTTCAAGGTGAATTGAAGTTAGGGTTCCCAACTTAGTGCTAAACCATTCTGGGACACCTTAATGTCTAGAATTTGCAAATTGATGCAACACGAAAGACATTAAAAGCAACAGCGGTTCAAAAaagcgaaaacgaggtaatgtttacggcCACGCCTAAAgatctgtctgagtgaaaaaagtgtctgagcggatgcgaaaagggagcattgttacgtcactttttggatcttgctgattggccaatgagACGAAGTAAAcgaggaagtcgatgctcgtaGAAAGGTCCAATAAGGGACATTCATAACCTTTGACCTGTTGCGATTTGATGCAAAAAGAGGTGACGACTGCTTTTTCTTGTTGAAGGCCGACGCGACTAGGTCTGTCTTGCATTGTTTCTTATGAATACTGGAATGTCACGGTGTTTCGTAGCGGGAACTAAAAGATACTATTGGGAAAAAACTAAATGTATTCTGAGACAATATGTCATTTGAGTAAAAAATCGTGTTGAAATGGGAGGTATGGTTGCTTATGAGTACAGGTGCCTTGGGTGCCGGTGGTAGCAGCTCAAAAAGTACCGGTATGTCAAAGTAAATGAAAGTTATCCTATTTACTTCTGCAAATGGTATGAGATAAGATTGGTTATAGCTTTGATCATTAATAATGGCATACTTATGTTGAAAAAgtatatcacattttttcagaTGTTCACGATTTGAATACCGATAATTACAGCAGAACCCCTCCATGCTTGAGCTCATACAACATTCATCAATCATCATAGTTGCTGTGTAATTGTACATGGATCATTTGgttgaaatacaaaaccacCTTTCTTAAGAAGACTTGTATCTGTATGCTGGGAACTTCTCATtctcatttataaaaaaattacggACAGAAGTTTCATATGATTGAAATAGCAAGCACATCACTAAAGAACACCATAAGCAGAAAATCTGTATCTGATTTCTTGGAACCTCTCAGTTCCAATTATGAAAAGTCACAATCGGCAGTTTATGGTCAAATATAGAATTTTGCTATGCTATCCTTGATCTAAATATACCCAAGCACAGATAGAAGACATCGCTTCACTCACATATTAGCATATAGATTACGCCGATGcccagtgttttttttttctcaggTGCAAATGACAAAATCACTGTACTACCTTAATTTCTTATAACAATTCAGCATTTTGGGAATAGTAATCATTCTTGTTACGGGTGCCATCCCCAGGTAAGAATACACAATGGAATTTATTCAACTTGTGTGTGAGATATAACTtgttaaaaatatacattttggCTGTCTTCAAGGTTCCAGGCAAGAGTGGATAATTGAAAGGTTGCTAGCTAATAGTTCAGTATTTTCTAGAGATTTTACTGAACTGGTTACGGTTCTCTCATTTTTAACATCTGTAAGAGCTTCTTTGACATCACTCAAACTCCTTGCTCAAACAATTCCAGTAGAAACACGGCAGGTAAATGCTAGTTCGGAAGTCTGTAATTGTGAACTTTGTATACCATACAGTAGACTGATTAAACCCCTTTATTGTCTCAGTATGTACTCCACAGAAGCCAGTTTTTTTAAGATATTCTTGAATAGTTGGCTTGGTATTTCTATCAATGTACAGCAAATTTGTTGATTAGGTTTTAAGAGCTCAAGCATGAagcattttttttcatctgTTAGTGTTGTTGACAAATTGTAAACGTCTGAAACGAAAAGTGATATACTTACAATTTACATAC
The sequence above is a segment of the Styela clava chromosome 7, kaStyClav1.hap1.2, whole genome shotgun sequence genome. Coding sequences within it:
- the LOC120328115 gene encoding protein unc-93 homolog A-like, producing MEAGNPSKDAPTPGNATQYEEVSLSDHDAVRKEKFNIMKNILLICLSFLLNFTAFHGISNLQSSLNSDEGLGTGSLSIIYGTLIISSLFTPTYVIRHLGCKWTMFGAILGYTTYSLANFYPTWGTLVPGSIILGISGAPLWSAKCTYLTTAAKRYARLSRESVDAVINRFFGIFFLIFQMNQIIGNLISSFVLSTANTTSLEFPDSVSQEEKLRIAEFCGANDCQNGTGRDESTSEAIPNETIYILMGIYTAVGFLAAANVGLFVDKIIIRNNESRGAKELLIGTFSHMKNQYQIMLIIITIYSGFEQAFITGDYTKSFITCPIAVNWIGLTMICFGAVDSICSFMFGRIEKYTGRVPLFSMSTLIFLAIFITLLVWVPYPTSPAPFFIIPAFWGIADAVWQTQLNALYGVLFFDRQEESFSNYKLWESIGFVVAFAYQSYVCVYVKLYVLLSFLIVGMSLYLAVELLERKRKMNQKSANTSKDHSERKQSFDNIRHNPEDNVTSF